From one Rhizobium sp. CIAT894 genomic stretch:
- a CDS encoding GH1 family beta-glucosidase, with the protein MIDAKTLAGRFPGDFTFGVATAAFQIEGAGKADGRKPSIWDAFCNMPGRVHNRDNGDVACDHYNRLEQDLDLIKEMGVEAYRFSIAWPRIIPDGTGPVNEPGLDFYDRLVDGCKARGIKTFATLYHWDLPLMLAGDGGWTARSTAYAYQRYAKTVMSRLGDRLDAVATFNEPWCIVWLSHLYGIHAPGERNMQAALHAMHYMNLAHGLGVEAIRSEAPDVPVGLVLNAASIIPGSESPADLAAGERAHQFHNGAFFDPVFKGEYPKEFVEALGDRMPVVEDGDLKLINQKLDWWGLNYYTPERVTDDAERKGDFPWTVKAPPASDVKTDIGWEIYAPALKLLVEDLYRRYDLPECYITENGACDNTGVVDGEVDDTTRLDYLGDHLDVVAGLIKDGYPMRGYFAWSLMDNFEWAEGYRMRFGLVHVDYETQVRTVKKSGRWYRELAAHFPKGNHKPG; encoded by the coding sequence ATGATCGATGCGAAGACGCTTGCAGGCCGCTTTCCCGGTGATTTCACCTTCGGCGTCGCCACCGCCGCCTTCCAGATCGAGGGCGCCGGCAAGGCCGATGGCCGCAAGCCGTCCATCTGGGATGCTTTCTGCAATATGCCCGGCCGTGTCCATAACCGCGACAACGGCGACGTTGCCTGCGACCACTATAACCGCCTGGAGCAGGACCTCGATCTCATCAAGGAGATGGGGGTCGAAGCCTATCGCTTCTCCATCGCCTGGCCGCGCATTATCCCCGACGGCACGGGTCCGGTGAACGAGCCGGGCCTCGATTTCTACGACCGGCTGGTCGATGGCTGCAAGGCGCGCGGGATCAAGACCTTCGCTACGCTCTACCACTGGGATCTGCCCCTGATGCTTGCCGGCGATGGCGGCTGGACGGCGCGTTCGACCGCCTATGCCTATCAGCGCTACGCCAAGACGGTGATGAGCCGCCTCGGCGACCGTCTCGACGCTGTCGCGACCTTCAACGAGCCCTGGTGCATCGTCTGGCTGAGCCATCTCTATGGCATTCATGCTCCCGGCGAGCGCAACATGCAGGCTGCCCTTCACGCCATGCATTATATGAACCTTGCCCATGGCCTCGGCGTCGAGGCGATCCGCTCGGAAGCCCCTGATGTACCGGTCGGGCTCGTGCTCAACGCTGCCTCGATCATCCCCGGCTCCGAAAGCCCGGCCGATCTTGCCGCGGGCGAGCGCGCGCATCAGTTCCACAACGGCGCCTTCTTCGATCCCGTCTTCAAGGGCGAATATCCGAAGGAATTCGTCGAGGCGCTCGGCGACCGCATGCCTGTTGTCGAGGATGGCGACCTGAAGCTGATCAACCAGAAGCTCGACTGGTGGGGTCTGAATTACTACACGCCCGAGCGTGTCACCGACGATGCCGAACGCAAGGGCGATTTCCCCTGGACTGTGAAAGCGCCGCCGGCAAGCGACGTCAAGACCGATATCGGCTGGGAAATCTATGCGCCGGCATTGAAGCTCCTGGTCGAGGACCTCTATCGCCGCTACGATCTGCCGGAATGCTACATCACCGAGAACGGCGCCTGTGACAACACCGGCGTCGTCGACGGCGAGGTCGACGATACGACGCGTCTCGATTATCTCGGCGACCATCTCGATGTCGTGGCCGGTCTCATCAAAGACGGTTATCCCATGCGTGGCTATTTCGCCTGGAGCCTGATGGACAATTTCGAATGGGCGGAAGGCTATCGCATGCGCTTCGGCCTCGTCCATGTCGATTATGAAACGCAGGTCCGTACGGTGAAGAAAAGCGGCAGGTGGTATCGCGAACTCGCAGCACACTTCCCGAAAGGCAATCATAAGCCGGGTTGA
- a CDS encoding ABC transporter permease, producing MSVNEETREIRRRSWRDVDLRAVAPFVALALLLIVGALVNPNFIGITNLANVATRSAFIAIIAVGATFVISAGDLDLSVGSMVAFVASLMILLMNSGAIENPALMLTVAVVFTIVAGALCGLANGLITTVGKIEPFIATLGTMGIYRGLTTWLSQGGAITLRSADIQTLYRPAYFGNIGGVPLPIVVILAVTAVAAFILYRTRYGRHVVAVGSNSDVARYSGIAVNRVRTIAFVIQGLCVAIAVLLYVPRLGSTSATTGILWELQAITAVVVGGTALKGGAGRVWGTICGAFILELVGNIMLLSNFISEYLIGAIQGAIIIIAMFVQRSLVRKS from the coding sequence ATGAGTGTCAACGAGGAGACCAGGGAAATCCGGCGCCGATCCTGGCGGGATGTCGATCTGCGTGCGGTCGCACCTTTCGTCGCCCTGGCGCTGCTCCTGATCGTCGGAGCTCTGGTCAATCCCAATTTCATCGGCATCACCAACCTTGCCAACGTCGCCACCCGCAGCGCCTTCATCGCCATCATCGCGGTCGGCGCGACCTTCGTGATATCGGCAGGTGATCTCGACCTGTCGGTGGGCTCGATGGTGGCTTTCGTTGCCAGCCTGATGATCCTGTTGATGAATTCGGGCGCCATCGAAAATCCGGCTTTGATGCTGACGGTCGCGGTCGTCTTCACGATCGTTGCCGGTGCACTTTGCGGTCTGGCGAACGGCCTGATCACCACGGTGGGCAAGATCGAGCCGTTCATCGCCACGCTTGGCACGATGGGCATCTATCGCGGCCTGACGACATGGCTGTCGCAGGGCGGCGCGATCACCCTGCGTTCGGCCGATATCCAGACGCTCTATCGTCCCGCCTATTTCGGCAATATCGGCGGCGTGCCGCTGCCGATCGTGGTGATCCTGGCGGTGACAGCTGTTGCGGCCTTCATCCTCTATCGCACGCGCTATGGGCGCCATGTCGTTGCTGTCGGTTCGAACAGCGATGTCGCCCGCTATTCGGGCATCGCGGTCAACCGCGTGCGGACGATCGCCTTCGTCATCCAGGGGCTCTGCGTCGCCATCGCCGTGCTGCTCTATGTTCCGCGTCTCGGCTCGACCTCGGCAACGACAGGCATCCTGTGGGAGTTGCAGGCGATCACTGCCGTCGTCGTCGGCGGGACGGCGCTGAAGGGCGGCGCCGGCAGGGTCTGGGGCACGATCTGCGGCGCCTTCATCCTCGAGCTCGTCGGCAACATCATGCTGCTTTCGAACTTCATCAGCGAATATCTGATCGGCGCCATTCAGGGGGCGATCATCATCATCGCCATGTTCGTCCAGCGCTCGCTGGTGCGCAAATCATGA
- a CDS encoding Gfo/Idh/MocA family oxidoreductase: protein MVIEASSEQTREPRIRLGMVGGGAGAFIGAVHRIAARIDDQYDLIAGALSSTPEKAVQSGRDLGLDPSRTYSSYREMAIREAKLKNGIEAVAIVTPNHVHYDAAKEFLKRGIHVICDKPLTSNLADAKKLKKIADESGALFVLTHNYTGYPMVRQAREMIANGELGDIRVVQAEYPQDWLTEAVEQTGQKQAAWRTDPAQSGVGGSTGDIGTHAYNLASFITGLELDSLAADLDSFVPGRRLDDNAHVMLRFKAKGSEKPAKGMLWCSQVAPGHENGLMVRVYGTKGGLEWTQKDPNYLWYTPFGEPKRLITRGGAGSGAAAGRVSRVPSGHPEGYLEAFATIYTEAAHAINARKKGKAVDKAVVYPTVDDGVKGVAFVEACVASSKKNGAWVKV from the coding sequence ATGGTAATCGAAGCATCATCCGAACAGACCCGCGAGCCGCGCATCCGGCTCGGCATGGTGGGCGGCGGCGCGGGCGCGTTCATCGGCGCGGTGCACCGCATCGCGGCGCGCATCGACGATCAATATGATCTCATCGCCGGCGCCCTGTCGTCGACGCCCGAGAAGGCCGTGCAGTCCGGCCGCGACCTCGGCCTCGATCCGTCGCGGACCTATTCCAGCTACCGCGAGATGGCGATCCGCGAGGCGAAGCTGAAGAACGGTATCGAGGCGGTGGCGATCGTCACCCCGAACCATGTGCACTACGATGCGGCCAAGGAATTCCTGAAGCGCGGCATCCATGTCATCTGCGACAAGCCGCTGACATCGAACCTTGCCGATGCGAAAAAACTGAAGAAAATTGCCGACGAGAGCGGCGCGCTCTTCGTGCTGACGCATAATTACACCGGTTATCCGATGGTGCGTCAGGCGCGTGAGATGATCGCCAACGGCGAACTCGGCGATATAAGAGTGGTCCAGGCCGAATATCCGCAGGACTGGCTGACGGAAGCGGTCGAGCAGACCGGCCAGAAGCAGGCGGCCTGGCGAACCGATCCGGCGCAGTCCGGCGTCGGCGGGTCCACAGGCGATATCGGCACGCATGCCTATAATCTTGCTTCCTTCATTACCGGGCTGGAACTCGACAGCCTGGCTGCCGATCTCGACAGCTTCGTTCCCGGCCGCCGGCTGGATGACAATGCCCACGTCATGCTGCGTTTCAAGGCGAAGGGATCGGAGAAGCCGGCCAAAGGCATGCTCTGGTGCAGCCAGGTGGCGCCCGGCCATGAAAACGGCCTGATGGTTCGCGTCTACGGAACCAAAGGCGGGCTGGAATGGACCCAGAAGGACCCGAACTACCTCTGGTATACGCCGTTCGGCGAACCGAAGCGGCTGATCACCCGGGGCGGCGCCGGGTCAGGCGCGGCTGCGGGCCGCGTTTCCCGCGTGCCGTCAGGGCATCCTGAAGGGTATCTCGAGGCTTTTGCGACAATCTATACGGAAGCCGCGCATGCGATCAACGCCCGCAAGAAGGGCAAGGCCGTCGACAAGGCTGTGGTCTACCCCACAGTCGATGACGGCGTGAAGGGCGTGGCCTTCGTCGAGGCTTGCGTTGCCTCTTCGAAGAAAAACGGCGCATGGGTCAAGGTTTGA
- a CDS encoding sugar phosphate isomerase/epimerase: MKTIKGPGLFLGQFAGDTAPFNSWDAITKWAADIGYKGVQVPSWASQLIDLKKAATSKDYCDEFAGKARENGIEITELSTHLQGQLVAVHPAYDEAFDGFAAPEVRGNPKARQEWAVEQVKMALTASKNLGLKAHATFSGALAWPFVYPWPQRPAGLVETAFDELARRWTPILNHADENGIDVCYEIHPGEDLHDGITFEMFLERVKNHPRANMLYDPSHYVLQCLDYLDNIDIYKDRIKMFHVKDAEFNPSGRQGVYGGYQGWVERAGRFRSLGDGQVDFGAVFSKMTANNFDGWAVVEWECALKHPEDGAREGAEFVAAHIIRVTEKAFDDFAGSGTDQAANRRMLGL; this comes from the coding sequence ATGAAGACGATCAAGGGCCCCGGCCTTTTCCTTGGCCAGTTCGCGGGCGATACTGCGCCTTTCAATTCCTGGGACGCAATCACCAAATGGGCGGCCGACATCGGCTATAAGGGCGTCCAGGTGCCGAGCTGGGCAAGCCAGCTGATCGACCTGAAGAAGGCCGCGACCTCCAAGGATTATTGTGACGAATTCGCCGGCAAGGCGCGCGAAAACGGCATCGAGATCACGGAACTCTCCACCCATCTGCAGGGCCAGCTCGTCGCCGTTCACCCGGCCTATGACGAAGCCTTCGACGGCTTCGCGGCCCCCGAAGTGCGCGGCAATCCAAAGGCGCGCCAGGAATGGGCGGTCGAGCAGGTCAAGATGGCGCTGACGGCATCGAAAAACCTCGGCCTCAAGGCGCATGCGACCTTCTCCGGCGCGCTTGCCTGGCCCTTCGTCTATCCCTGGCCGCAACGTCCCGCCGGTCTGGTCGAGACCGCCTTCGACGAACTTGCCCGCCGCTGGACGCCGATCCTCAACCATGCGGATGAAAACGGCATCGACGTCTGCTACGAGATCCATCCGGGCGAGGACCTGCATGACGGCATCACCTTCGAGATGTTCCTGGAGCGGGTGAAGAACCATCCCCGCGCCAACATGCTCTACGACCCATCGCACTACGTCCTGCAGTGCCTCGATTATCTCGACAATATCGACATCTACAAGGACCGCATCAAGATGTTCCACGTCAAGGATGCGGAGTTCAATCCGAGCGGGCGCCAGGGCGTCTATGGGGGCTATCAGGGCTGGGTGGAGCGCGCCGGCCGCTTCCGCTCGCTCGGCGACGGCCAGGTGGATTTCGGTGCCGTGTTCTCGAAGATGACGGCCAATAATTTCGACGGCTGGGCCGTGGTCGAATGGGAATGCGCGTTGAAACATCCTGAGGACGGTGCCCGCGAAGGGGCCGAGTTCGTCGCCGCCCACATTATTCGCGTCACCGAAAAAGCCTTCGACGATTTTGCCGGCAGCGGCACGGATCAGGCCGCCAATCGGCGGATGCTGGGGCTTTAA
- a CDS encoding substrate-binding domain-containing protein produces the protein MRKLMLGLAVAAVTFAGAAHAQDKKFTIGVSIPAADHGWTSGVVFHAERVAKLLMAEHPGLNVIVKTSPDAASQANAVQDLDTQGIDALVILPSDPDPLVNAIKEVKGKGKFVALVDRAPSNNDNSVRDLYVAGNNPALGEVAGKYIAEKTPDAEVVIIRGLPIPIDQQRQDGFDKGIAGSKVKVLDRQYGNWNRDDAFKVMQDYLTKYQKIDVVWCQDDDMAVGVLQAIEQAKRTDIKYVVAGAGSKDMVKKVMDGDKLIPVDVLYPPAMVGTAMELTAAALYDQVPVHGNYILDATLVTKDNAKDFYFPDSPF, from the coding sequence ATGCGGAAATTGATGTTGGGTCTCGCGGTTGCGGCGGTGACGTTCGCCGGCGCCGCTCACGCCCAGGACAAGAAATTCACCATCGGCGTCTCCATTCCGGCTGCCGACCACGGCTGGACCTCGGGCGTCGTCTTCCATGCCGAACGCGTCGCCAAGCTGCTGATGGCCGAACATCCCGGTCTCAACGTCATCGTCAAGACCTCGCCGGATGCCGCCAGCCAGGCTAACGCTGTGCAGGATCTCGATACGCAGGGCATCGATGCCCTTGTCATTCTGCCGTCGGACCCGGATCCGCTCGTCAACGCCATCAAGGAAGTCAAAGGCAAGGGCAAATTTGTCGCTCTCGTCGACCGCGCGCCGAGCAACAACGACAATTCCGTGCGCGACCTTTATGTCGCCGGCAACAACCCGGCTCTCGGCGAAGTCGCCGGCAAGTACATTGCCGAAAAGACTCCGGACGCTGAAGTCGTCATCATCCGTGGTCTGCCGATCCCGATCGACCAGCAGCGCCAGGACGGTTTCGACAAGGGCATTGCCGGTTCCAAGGTCAAGGTTCTCGATCGCCAGTATGGCAACTGGAACCGCGACGATGCCTTCAAGGTGATGCAGGACTACCTGACGAAGTACCAGAAGATCGACGTCGTATGGTGCCAGGACGACGACATGGCCGTCGGCGTTCTGCAGGCGATCGAGCAGGCCAAGCGCACCGACATCAAGTATGTCGTTGCCGGCGCCGGCTCCAAGGACATGGTCAAGAAGGTCATGGACGGCGACAAGCTGATCCCGGTCGACGTTCTCTACCCGCCGGCAATGGTCGGCACGGCAATGGAACTCACGGCGGCGGCGCTCTACGATCAGGTCCCGGTCCACGGCAATTACATCCTCGACGCAACACTCGTCACCAAGGACAATGCCAAGGACTTCTATTTCCCGGATTCTCCGTTCTGA
- a CDS encoding DoxX family protein, with amino-acid sequence MLSSIHLLQPHLLSLLRIVSSLVLFSYGTQKILHFPAAANVPPMGSLSWTAGLIELILGFLVLVGFQTRIAAFVLSGLMAFAYFIGHAGKSFYPAQNGGVAAILFCFVFLYLVAAGAGPLSVDNLLKRGRAAA; translated from the coding sequence ATGCTGTCTTCGATCCATCTGCTGCAGCCGCATCTGCTGAGCCTGCTGCGCATCGTCTCGTCGCTCGTGCTTTTCAGCTATGGAACGCAGAAGATCCTGCACTTTCCGGCAGCGGCAAACGTACCGCCGATGGGCTCGCTCTCCTGGACCGCCGGACTGATCGAACTGATCCTCGGCTTCCTCGTGCTGGTGGGATTCCAGACCCGCATCGCAGCCTTCGTGCTCTCGGGCCTGATGGCTTTCGCCTATTTCATCGGTCATGCGGGAAAGAGCTTTTATCCCGCGCAGAACGGCGGCGTTGCCGCGATCCTGTTCTGCTTCGTGTTTCTTTATCTGGTGGCGGCAGGCGCCGGCCCGCTCAGCGTCGACAACCTGCTGAAGCGTGGCCGCGCTGCTGCCTGA
- a CDS encoding sugar ABC transporter ATP-binding protein, which translates to MTVETADTAPVVLSARRICKSFSGVQVLFSVNFDLRAGEIHALMGENGAGKSTLVKVLSGFEQPSSGEILLDGKPVVLPPNGGAEALGIVIIHQEFNLADHLTVTESLFLGREVTRFGVLDRKYMRSETRKVLDVLGSHVDENALISTLSIADKQMVEVAKAISRDARVVFMDEPTAVLSREETNMLFKQVRKLRDQGTSFVFVSHKLDEVMELTDRVTVLRDGQWIKTSPTSILDGESIAQLMVGRELSSLYPAKVEPDVDEEVVLRVASVSTGYVKDASFEVRKGEIIGFSGMIGSGRTELMEAIAGLRSRLDGEVVIKGETVPSGDVHAANRCGLAYMTKDRKSKGLLLRSGMVANLTLQSLERHGRHGYLSPASEAAALAKAKRRFDIRVRDGNIIAGRMSGGNQQKLLLAKVMETEPDIIIIDEPTRGIDVGTKQQIYHFISALARDGRSIIVVSSEMPEVIGLCTRVVVMREGHIVGVLEGDEISEQEIMRYAAGLKKKAAA; encoded by the coding sequence ATGACCGTGGAGACCGCCGACACCGCACCCGTGGTGCTGTCCGCCAGGCGCATATGCAAATCCTTCAGCGGCGTGCAGGTGCTCTTCAGCGTCAATTTCGATCTCCGTGCCGGCGAAATCCATGCCCTCATGGGTGAGAACGGCGCCGGCAAGTCCACGCTCGTCAAGGTGTTGTCAGGCTTCGAGCAGCCGAGTTCCGGCGAGATTCTGCTCGACGGCAAGCCTGTCGTGCTGCCGCCGAATGGCGGAGCGGAAGCGCTGGGGATCGTCATCATCCATCAGGAATTCAATCTCGCCGACCATCTGACGGTGACGGAGAGCCTGTTTCTCGGGCGCGAAGTCACGCGGTTCGGCGTGCTCGACCGCAAATATATGCGATCGGAGACGCGCAAGGTTCTCGATGTGCTGGGTTCGCATGTCGACGAGAATGCCCTGATCAGCACGCTTTCCATCGCCGACAAGCAGATGGTCGAAGTCGCCAAGGCGATCAGCCGTGATGCGCGGGTCGTGTTCATGGATGAGCCGACCGCGGTGCTGTCGCGGGAAGAGACCAATATGCTCTTCAAGCAGGTCCGCAAGCTGCGCGACCAGGGCACGAGCTTCGTCTTCGTCTCCCATAAGCTCGACGAGGTCATGGAATTGACCGATCGGGTGACGGTCCTGCGCGACGGCCAGTGGATCAAGACGTCGCCGACATCCATTCTGGATGGGGAATCGATCGCGCAGCTGATGGTGGGCCGCGAACTTTCCAGCCTCTATCCCGCCAAGGTCGAACCTGACGTGGACGAGGAGGTCGTGCTCCGCGTTGCCTCGGTGTCGACGGGCTATGTGAAGGATGCGAGCTTCGAGGTGCGCAAGGGCGAGATCATCGGCTTCTCCGGCATGATCGGCTCCGGCCGTACCGAGCTGATGGAAGCGATCGCCGGTTTGCGAAGCCGTCTTGACGGCGAGGTGGTCATCAAGGGCGAAACGGTTCCTTCCGGCGACGTGCATGCCGCCAATCGCTGCGGGCTTGCCTACATGACCAAGGACCGCAAGTCGAAGGGGCTGCTGCTGCGCTCCGGCATGGTGGCCAATCTGACGTTGCAATCGCTCGAAAGGCACGGCCGCCACGGCTATCTCAGCCCAGCCAGCGAGGCGGCTGCACTGGCGAAGGCCAAACGCCGTTTCGACATCAGGGTTCGCGACGGCAATATCATCGCCGGCCGCATGTCCGGCGGAAACCAGCAGAAGCTGCTGCTGGCCAAGGTCATGGAGACCGAGCCCGACATCATCATCATAGACGAACCGACGCGCGGCATCGATGTCGGCACCAAGCAGCAGATCTATCATTTCATCTCGGCGCTCGCCCGGGACGGCCGGTCGATCATCGTCGTCTCGTCGGAGATGCCTGAAGTCATCGGCCTCTGCACCCGAGTGGTGGTGATGCGCGAAGGACATATCGTCGGCGTGCTCGAAGGAGACGAGATTTCCGAACAGGAAATCATGCGTTACGCCGCCGGGCTCAAGAAGAAGGCGGCGGCCTGA